One region of Chlorobiota bacterium genomic DNA includes:
- a CDS encoding RNA polymerase sigma factor, which yields MSNPTFPTNQPLQALGDAELFAQFIAHHDEAFTALYHRYAARLLGYIHSILGEAELACDDIFQEAFLRLFRERVHYQMPNPPDPIRNVGGWLFRVARNLALNHLRARRYLAELDTSFDERLLVPIEESFPTLFGDHTDDAMLLEAVDAVVKTLPTNLREAFVLREINGLSYQEAASLMGCTQEAARMRLSRARSAIRHALQPLLDAELRAGEEKER from the coding sequence ATGTCAAACCCGACGTTCCCGACCAACCAGCCGCTACAGGCACTTGGCGATGCTGAGCTGTTTGCGCAGTTCATTGCCCATCACGATGAAGCATTCACCGCACTCTATCACCGGTACGCGGCGCGATTGCTTGGCTACATCCACTCTATTTTGGGGGAGGCAGAGCTTGCCTGCGATGACATTTTCCAAGAAGCGTTCTTGCGGCTGTTCCGCGAGCGGGTTCACTACCAAATGCCGAACCCGCCGGACCCCATTCGGAACGTGGGCGGATGGCTGTTTCGGGTTGCCAGGAACCTTGCGCTGAACCACCTTCGCGCCCGCCGCTACCTTGCCGAGCTTGACACCTCGTTCGACGAACGCCTTCTTGTCCCGATTGAAGAATCGTTCCCAACATTGTTCGGCGACCATACCGACGACGCCATGCTTCTGGAAGCCGTGGATGCCGTGGTGAAAACCCTTCCAACCAACTTGCGCGAAGCCTTTGTGCTGCGGGAAATCAACGGGCTAAGCTACCAGGAGGCCGCAAGCCTTATGGGCTGCACCCAGGAAGCCGCACGCATGCGGCTAAGCCGCGCACGAAGCGCGATACGCCACGCACTGCAACCCCTGCTTGATGCGGAGTTGCGGGCTGGAGAAGAGAAAGAACGATAG
- a CDS encoding site-specific DNA-methyltransferase, with product MEQISPNYASSADVAIMHGDAMNTLPTIPDEEVQLIITSPPYNIGKAYEKATDLEDYLSALEPIIEHLVRVLSPNGSLCWQVGNYVEDAEVFPLDIYYYPIFKKHGLKLRNRIIWHFEHGLHASKRLSGRYETMLWFTKTENYTFNLDPIRIPSKYPGKRHFKGEKRGQPSGNPLGKNPSDIWHIVLQDWETALWNIPNVKANHPEKTIHPCQFPIELVERCVLALTNEHDLVLDPFSGVGSALLAALKHNRRAVGCEKETEYVEIAHQRIQDLYSGVLGYRPLGKPVFQPTGREKVSQIPTEWKNGALEL from the coding sequence ATGGAACAGATTAGTCCAAACTATGCTTCTTCCGCAGATGTCGCCATTATGCACGGTGATGCCATGAACACGTTGCCCACCATTCCTGATGAAGAGGTACAGCTGATTATCACCTCCCCTCCGTACAACATTGGCAAGGCCTATGAAAAGGCCACGGATCTGGAAGATTATTTATCAGCACTTGAGCCGATCATCGAGCATTTAGTACGGGTACTTTCTCCGAATGGATCGCTATGCTGGCAAGTAGGCAATTATGTGGAAGATGCGGAGGTGTTCCCGCTGGATATTTATTACTATCCAATATTTAAAAAACATGGGTTGAAATTGCGGAACAGGATCATCTGGCATTTTGAGCATGGCCTTCATGCTTCAAAACGATTATCAGGCCGATATGAGACGATGCTCTGGTTTACTAAAACCGAGAATTACACGTTCAATTTGGATCCAATTCGCATTCCGTCGAAGTACCCTGGGAAACGGCATTTCAAGGGGGAGAAACGGGGGCAGCCCTCCGGTAATCCGCTTGGGAAAAATCCAAGCGACATTTGGCATATCGTCCTTCAGGATTGGGAAACAGCATTGTGGAATATCCCAAACGTTAAAGCCAATCACCCAGAAAAAACAATCCATCCTTGCCAATTTCCAATTGAATTAGTGGAACGTTGTGTTTTAGCATTAACCAATGAGCACGATCTGGTTCTTGACCCTTTTTCGGGAGTTGGATCCGCATTGCTTGCAGCATTAAAACATAATCGGCGTGCCGTTGGTTGCGAAAAAGAAACGGAGTATGTGGAGATTGCTCACCAACGGATCCAAGACCTTTATTCCGGAGTGTTAGGATATCGCCCTCTTGGCAAGCCAGTATTTCAACCTACGGGGCGCGAGAAGGTAAGCCAAATCCCAACGGAGTGGAAAAACGGAGCTTTAGAATTATGA
- a CDS encoding PD40 domain-containing protein — translation MTMIVRILRRFPSLLLVATLAFAGCVTTARFSERGRLECPVPPVICQPGTFDQTILDTSSSPLIRTRHYLSIARVNGLNTEVDEFGVAFPNGGDGRTALATTRNNRATDRRDHLLNATFSTITSATVGTNVPVANGFGSVGRGVESQGTLHLAARQEGTAAATSPASVVGDYDLFTAPMRDPAAASRNPISAVVSWDAQPALAPDGRTLYFASTRPGGYGGSDLWVSWMESNGSWSEPKNLGPGINTPCDELSPWVSGKGEWLYFASMGHETVGGYDLFRAPISNNQIGGVQNLGKPINTPRDEIFPSAPFAADPDTLLYYSSDQDGSRQFDVYVLHKRKRLVKGEIAEGLPPKLVRLKGTVETEEGTPVDSALVQLEERNPPKRKDSTRSGNDGGYEFQIEQGKEYVLTAGTDSTLFGQQEVHVPANSDSTVVVRNVVIPDTVTFRVNFPFNNATDPYEFTLDDRGLPSNERWLEMIDRAAGFLRTITAPGAKIEIVGHTDPVGSDAFNIDLGRRRAEFIRREFIKRGVPERLLTVRTEGERSPLPQRANEHQDQYHARLRRVELIRK, via the coding sequence GTGACTATGATCGTGCGGATTCTTCGGCGGTTCCCTTCCCTTCTGTTGGTGGCCACGCTGGCGTTTGCCGGGTGCGTCACCACTGCCCGTTTCAGCGAGCGCGGCCGGCTGGAGTGCCCCGTCCCTCCGGTGATCTGCCAGCCCGGCACGTTTGACCAAACCATTCTTGACACCAGCAGCAGCCCGCTGATCCGCACCCGCCATTACCTTTCCATTGCCCGCGTCAACGGCTTGAATACTGAGGTGGATGAGTTCGGCGTGGCCTTCCCCAACGGCGGCGATGGCCGCACCGCGCTGGCAACCACGCGCAACAACCGCGCAACCGACCGCCGCGACCACCTTCTGAACGCCACCTTCTCCACCATTACCAGCGCGACGGTCGGGACCAACGTCCCGGTTGCCAATGGCTTTGGGTCCGTGGGTCGCGGCGTGGAGTCGCAAGGGACCTTGCACCTTGCGGCGCGGCAGGAAGGGACGGCAGCAGCCACATCACCAGCATCCGTTGTTGGCGATTATGACCTGTTCACCGCCCCCATGCGCGACCCCGCGGCGGCATCGCGCAACCCTATTTCCGCCGTGGTAAGCTGGGACGCGCAACCGGCACTGGCCCCCGATGGCCGCACCCTCTATTTTGCCAGCACCCGCCCGGGTGGATATGGCGGTTCGGACCTTTGGGTAAGCTGGATGGAAAGCAACGGGAGCTGGAGCGAACCAAAAAACCTTGGCCCGGGAATCAACACCCCGTGCGACGAGCTTTCCCCCTGGGTTAGCGGCAAAGGGGAATGGCTGTACTTCGCCTCGATGGGCCACGAAACCGTTGGCGGCTACGACCTGTTCCGCGCCCCAATCAGCAACAACCAGATAGGGGGCGTACAGAATCTTGGCAAGCCAATCAACACCCCACGCGACGAGATTTTCCCTTCGGCTCCGTTCGCTGCGGACCCCGACACGCTGCTTTACTACAGCTCCGATCAAGATGGTTCGCGCCAGTTCGATGTGTACGTCCTGCACAAACGCAAACGGCTGGTGAAAGGGGAGATTGCCGAAGGCCTTCCCCCAAAACTGGTCCGCCTAAAAGGAACCGTGGAAACCGAGGAAGGCACGCCGGTGGATAGCGCGCTGGTCCAGCTTGAGGAACGGAACCCGCCAAAACGGAAAGACTCCACCCGCAGCGGAAACGATGGCGGCTACGAATTCCAGATTGAGCAAGGGAAGGAGTACGTGCTGACCGCCGGAACCGACAGCACACTGTTTGGCCAGCAGGAGGTCCACGTCCCCGCCAACAGCGATAGCACCGTTGTGGTCCGGAACGTGGTGATCCCCGACACCGTCACCTTCCGGGTGAACTTCCCTTTCAACAACGCAACCGATCCCTACGAATTCACCCTTGATGACCGCGGGCTTCCCAGCAACGAGCGATGGTTGGAGATGATTGACCGCGCCGCAGGCTTCCTGCGAACCATCACCGCCCCCGGGGCCAAGATTGAAATCGTGGGGCATACGGACCCCGTCGGCTCCGACGCATTCAACATTGACCTGGGGCGGCGGCGGGCCGAGTTTATCCGCCGCGAGTTTATCAAGCGGGGCGTTCCCGAGCGGCTGCTGACGGTCCGAACCGAAGGGGAACGCAGCCCATTGCCGCAACGCGCCAACGAACATCAGGACCAATATCACGCACGGTTGCGCCGTGTGGAGTTGATTAGGAAATAG
- a CDS encoding transposase family protein has product MRYAEICDRSPEQFRRLTGVLPTTFEAMLKVIRAARREFGRPPKLVLADQLLLTLLYWREYRAQYHLAADFGISEPTCSRIIRRVEDELTQSKEFQLPQRPQPRGGDIEFAVIVIDATESPIERPKKSKGSTTAGSVDATQSRRR; this is encoded by the coding sequence ATGCGCTACGCAGAGATTTGTGATCGTTCACCGGAACAATTTCGACGCTTAACGGGTGTGTTGCCGACAACCTTCGAGGCAATGCTCAAGGTCATTCGTGCAGCACGGCGAGAGTTTGGTCGCCCACCGAAACTGGTGTTGGCCGATCAGCTGTTGTTGACGCTGCTGTATTGGCGTGAGTATCGAGCGCAATATCACCTTGCAGCGGATTTTGGGATCAGCGAACCGACCTGCAGCCGGATCATTCGGCGAGTGGAGGATGAACTCACCCAGAGCAAAGAGTTTCAATTGCCGCAGCGTCCGCAGCCGCGAGGCGGGGACATAGAATTTGCCGTGATCGTGATCGATGCGACAGAAAGCCCGATTGAACGGCCAAAAAAAAGCAAAGGGAGTACTACAGCGGGAAGCGTGGATGCCACACAATCAAGACGCAGGTAG
- a CDS encoding restriction endonuclease, whose translation MRIAGIYSFNNGQQEVQGSYPELMGEIRQVIRSIDASRYRTKKSREKTMLGKMLFSPVEINNAFKSAFATIGGWHPVRVPCSYPQEYYVSEYAPKALHKGAFREMDFVKDDLGVEVQFGKYAFMVYNVCAKMTIFRNLGHIRCGVEVVPVKAFADAMSSGVSYFEQFVWDLEHRGVSNIDIPVLILGIDE comes from the coding sequence ATGAGAATTGCCGGTATCTACTCGTTCAATAACGGCCAACAAGAAGTGCAAGGATCTTACCCTGAATTGATGGGTGAAATTCGCCAAGTCATCCGCTCAATAGACGCTTCTCGGTATCGAACAAAAAAAAGTCGAGAAAAAACGATGCTGGGGAAAATGCTTTTTTCTCCTGTGGAAATTAACAATGCGTTCAAGTCCGCTTTTGCTACGATTGGAGGTTGGCATCCTGTTAGGGTGCCATGCTCGTACCCACAAGAATATTACGTGAGTGAGTATGCGCCAAAGGCCTTACACAAAGGGGCTTTCCGGGAGATGGATTTTGTGAAGGATGATTTAGGGGTAGAAGTTCAATTCGGCAAATATGCTTTTATGGTGTACAATGTCTGCGCCAAAATGACAATCTTCCGCAACCTTGGCCACATCCGCTGCGGCGTTGAGGTTGTTCCCGTTAAAGCCTTTGCGGATGCGATGTCATCAGGGGTCTCGTACTTTGAACAGTTCGTTTGGGATTTGGAACATCGTGGGGTCTCCAACATTGACATCCCCGTGCTCATTCTCGGCATTGATGAATAG
- a CDS encoding transposase, with amino-acid sequence MKTQVAMALGSRRILKTEFGVGSQHDFSLLKQCVGRGYKRLLGSGSCWMADLGYLGLSKIQSNVWLPHKRRKGVALGDWEKEENREHSRKRIVIEHVFGRLKVFKIIAEKYRNRRKRFDVRFNLIAAIHNFELP; translated from the coding sequence ATCAAGACGCAGGTAGCCATGGCGTTGGGAAGTCGTCGGATCCTCAAGACAGAGTTTGGGGTTGGAAGCCAGCATGATTTCTCGTTATTGAAGCAGTGTGTGGGTCGGGGGTATAAGCGATTGTTGGGGAGTGGGAGTTGTTGGATGGCGGATTTGGGATATCTGGGGTTATCGAAGATCCAGAGCAACGTATGGTTGCCGCACAAGCGGCGGAAGGGGGTAGCATTAGGGGATTGGGAGAAGGAGGAGAATCGTGAGCATTCGCGGAAGCGGATCGTGATTGAGCATGTGTTTGGTCGGTTAAAGGTGTTCAAGATCATAGCGGAGAAGTATCGAAATCGTCGCAAGCGATTTGATGTGAGATTCAACCTCATCGCCGCCATCCATAATTTTGAACTCCCTTGA
- a CDS encoding RNA polymerase sigma factor, translated as MTEQQTDIMVRKRPATPSGGAATEASSEDQTLFQRFLRGDDSAFMQIFDRHTHRLYLYCMKFVHNHERAEDLVHDIWERVIRLRGTEQQAPVLPLLYRIARNLCLNNVRDAKNHASLEVLPEHSHPTTNIREMSQHEELVVQALPRLPIQQREVLILHAYSGYSFEEIAEMLGEQVGAVRTRAWRARSQLARLVAAMIEIDDAWMNNRNRTNNPHGPAEGTQTEGTQEEEQ; from the coding sequence ATGACCGAACAGCAGACCGATATCATGGTGAGAAAACGCCCCGCTACCCCCAGCGGAGGTGCGGCAACCGAAGCAAGCAGCGAGGATCAGACACTGTTCCAGCGATTCTTGCGGGGGGACGATTCTGCGTTCATGCAGATCTTCGACCGCCACACCCACCGCTTGTACCTGTACTGCATGAAGTTCGTGCACAACCACGAACGCGCCGAAGATTTGGTGCACGACATCTGGGAACGGGTGATACGCCTTCGCGGGACCGAGCAGCAAGCGCCGGTGCTCCCCTTGCTGTACCGAATCGCCCGCAACCTTTGCTTGAACAATGTTCGCGATGCAAAAAACCATGCTTCGTTGGAGGTGCTTCCGGAGCATTCCCACCCCACCACCAACATCCGTGAGATGAGCCAGCACGAGGAGCTTGTGGTGCAGGCGCTTCCCCGATTGCCAATTCAACAACGTGAGGTCCTGATCCTTCACGCCTACAGCGGCTACAGCTTCGAGGAGATTGCCGAGATGCTGGGCGAGCAGGTGGGGGCGGTGCGGACACGAGCGTGGAGGGCGCGGTCCCAGTTGGCGCGGCTGGTTGCCGCAATGATTGAGATAGATGATGCTTGGATGAACAACCGCAACCGCACCAACAATCCACACGGCCCAGCCGAAGGAACCCAGACCGAAGGAACTCAGGAGGAAGAACAATGA
- a CDS encoding carboxypeptidase regulatory-like domain-containing protein, whose protein sequence is MMMRTNSRTLWQRALALMAVMVVAGAAAFAQSPFSTPQRLSAEVSPTSGGYNVYLTWGWFRQNQGGMSALPDGFKIYRAEGVDSSNTGGLDFELVATLAYADAGDSANANGGFFRHVDQVSEGSYTYYVVAYGANGATSAASNWATASARPAPPTITIANGYQVRANAIVGQLFTYDVDATASNSGTVRYRVIYASGGANTPDTLGDAVNATIDSATGVISWTPTGKGKYGQANLAIKAYLQDQETVYSVLYLTISIRSCALNGVITGRIVDEQGNTLQTPVVVRAYEVLGSGQFAMRGYDSVINGVYSLPVDAGVYVVDAMGEGIVPEWYNDAATSDAAERLTMECQDTHVVNMAVKVRVPERYFSITGTVTDQETGDALAGILTAVGYDRELPPDQAARNPVIYTNYAMQQGTTSATYSFSQLSDRYNWTLRAAAMAERLQEDDRWIPIYFDNTSDPTQATHMTLTANRTINFALPKRPVFNNSISGTVQNRDGNGLSATVLAYRIAASNNTANYWSTRTAQTDAATGAYSFSNLSTGDYVLMAYSRWSNSPNDTLNWYLPGYYKEGADAVSDWFEATRISVDENTNTSGRTITLLTAAQKNGTGRIRGTVAEGAGRTIKQGPQLGGAKPIAGALVTAKTAEGEPVGAAYTNQNGEFEISGLPNGTMKLTISRVGYGAKNVEVNVEDGKAVDLPVDMKQSGTSGVETEMANTARLAVVPNPVTGNARLSFVANGTAANLTVLSLDGRVVMEQTISTVAGANSTAIDLAGVASGMYVVTLRTSNGVSATKLTVAR, encoded by the coding sequence ATGATGATGCGTACCAACAGCAGAACACTCTGGCAGCGTGCGTTGGCGTTGATGGCCGTGATGGTTGTGGCGGGTGCCGCGGCCTTTGCGCAATCCCCCTTCAGCACGCCGCAACGGCTTTCGGCCGAGGTTAGCCCAACCAGTGGTGGCTACAACGTTTACCTAACGTGGGGATGGTTCCGGCAAAACCAAGGGGGGATGAGTGCGCTCCCCGACGGGTTCAAGATTTATCGGGCCGAAGGGGTTGATTCCAGCAACACCGGCGGATTGGATTTTGAGCTTGTTGCCACCCTTGCCTACGCCGATGCAGGCGACAGTGCAAACGCAAATGGAGGATTCTTCCGCCATGTGGATCAGGTATCGGAAGGGAGCTACACCTACTACGTTGTGGCCTATGGCGCAAACGGTGCCACAAGTGCGGCCAGCAACTGGGCCACGGCAAGCGCCCGCCCGGCACCGCCAACAATCACCATCGCCAATGGCTACCAGGTTAGGGCCAATGCCATTGTTGGCCAGCTCTTCACGTACGATGTGGACGCAACCGCAAGCAACAGCGGGACCGTGCGGTATCGTGTGATCTATGCGTCCGGTGGGGCAAACACCCCCGACACTTTGGGGGATGCAGTGAACGCCACGATTGATTCTGCAACAGGCGTTATTTCTTGGACCCCAACTGGAAAAGGAAAATATGGACAGGCAAACTTGGCTATTAAAGCATACTTGCAAGACCAAGAAACGGTGTACTCCGTGCTCTACTTAACCATCAGCATTCGCAGCTGTGCATTGAATGGAGTGATTACCGGACGAATCGTTGACGAGCAAGGGAACACGCTGCAAACCCCAGTGGTGGTGCGTGCTTACGAGGTTCTGGGCAGTGGCCAATTTGCCATGAGAGGTTACGATAGCGTTATCAATGGTGTGTACTCACTTCCTGTAGATGCAGGCGTTTATGTGGTGGATGCAATGGGGGAGGGCATTGTGCCTGAGTGGTACAACGATGCAGCCACCAGCGATGCGGCAGAGCGGCTAACCATGGAATGCCAGGACACCCACGTGGTAAACATGGCGGTGAAAGTTCGCGTGCCGGAGCGGTATTTCTCAATCACCGGAACGGTGACGGACCAGGAAACCGGCGATGCGCTTGCTGGGATTTTGACCGCCGTTGGCTACGACCGCGAGCTTCCTCCGGATCAAGCCGCTCGTAACCCAGTCATCTATACCAACTACGCCATGCAGCAGGGGACGACCTCGGCCACGTACTCCTTCAGCCAGCTTTCCGACCGCTACAACTGGACGCTGCGCGCCGCCGCAATGGCCGAGCGGTTGCAGGAGGATGACCGCTGGATTCCGATCTACTTCGACAACACCAGCGACCCCACCCAAGCCACCCACATGACGTTGACCGCCAACCGGACAATCAACTTTGCGTTGCCAAAACGCCCGGTGTTCAACAACAGCATTAGCGGAACGGTGCAGAATCGCGACGGCAACGGATTGTCGGCAACGGTGCTGGCCTACCGCATTGCCGCCAGCAACAACACCGCGAATTACTGGAGCACCCGCACCGCCCAAACGGATGCCGCAACCGGGGCCTACAGCTTCAGCAATTTGAGCACTGGCGACTACGTGCTGATGGCCTACAGCCGGTGGTCCAACAGCCCGAACGACACCTTGAACTGGTATCTGCCCGGCTACTACAAGGAAGGTGCCGACGCGGTATCGGATTGGTTCGAAGCAACGCGCATCAGCGTGGATGAGAACACCAACACATCGGGCCGCACAATCACCCTGCTGACCGCCGCGCAAAAGAACGGAACCGGACGGATCCGCGGAACAGTGGCCGAAGGAGCCGGGCGCACAATCAAGCAGGGACCGCAGCTTGGCGGGGCAAAGCCAATCGCCGGCGCGTTGGTGACAGCCAAGACCGCCGAAGGGGAGCCAGTTGGCGCAGCCTACACCAACCAGAATGGCGAGTTCGAGATTAGCGGCCTGCCAAATGGAACGATGAAGCTGACCATCAGCCGCGTTGGATACGGAGCAAAGAATGTGGAAGTGAACGTGGAAGATGGAAAAGCGGTGGACCTGCCGGTGGATATGAAGCAGAGCGGAACAAGCGGAGTGGAGACCGAGATGGCAAACACCGCACGGCTTGCAGTGGTGCCGAACCCGGTAACGGGCAATGCACGGCTCAGCTTTGTGGCCAACGGAACCGCCGCCAACCTAACGGTCCTAAGCCTGGACGGGCGCGTGGTGATGGAGCAAACAATCAGCACCGTTGCTGGCGCGAACAGCACCGCGATTGACCTTGCTGGCGTGGCTTCGGGGATGTACGTCGTCACGCTCCGCACCAGCAATGGAGTAAGCGCAACGAAGCTGACGGTGGCCCGCTAA
- a CDS encoding AAA family ATPase, producing MRPSTVDFLNHGLLPFIGRERERQRILEFWNGDEDPFGLRALLLIGEAGSGKSRMVEELIPHIEQQAGLVLHLRLRADGSASIAPLLALSMNGSAAALRLLGGPIGQTLPAVIGALRKLCALRRTLLVVEDLHLLNGATLREFGMLVDAVADEPLSLLAASRPAELTARGAMEAYLVGELRLQDLRHDDIKQLWGELFGNAPSDDLVATLANATLGNPLAFRSALQGALNAGAIGPGANGWQATIPLDALASLAERSAHQLSEGMAAHLSDTERAVAQALSTLGEVFSPEAAEQLLPGTGKVITALLFKGILVRSGTAVHPLRGDAAASLPLAFTHTLLHRTLFDSATVDPSGLARVVAAQPPIYSVLPYRLLAESPSVEMDSVAQAQALIYELLVTATRIDNTSDWELAPIPLRAAQQIADNAPMLREPEVQRWAALSVLSAKLGINGRSDNTIEFRQQAEQLVAMAAEPIADHLRRFRISGYLHLFKSSARFRRDECPEIINAVEAMVEQHPELRGSREYAGFLRIVASMAYIHGLHIQDLRYVEQSIGRVMAEQGNATAAHTAWLQNVGHHLLLAFSTPDELAARRTLLLQLEEAGIDNPRASLRTIAFHAETGAAQRAIAEVDRQLPILRDLGLLRTIYSAQHYRCQCLMLVGQPLEQVLRYADEVFAAIPPASRPQHQQHMGEHLTACALICGQAETAVRLLDKFQLQPNQIARMQQLLLACWSSNPAEAIRGLQGVELSIPDNGPDDPDANFAPLVPALVAVRHPDCAGGGAAAAQSPLLPYSSAIHHPCYSRRLLAGGIIDRDGVDG from the coding sequence ATGCGCCCAAGTACCGTTGACTTCCTGAACCATGGCTTGCTCCCGTTTATCGGACGGGAGCGGGAACGCCAGCGCATTCTTGAATTTTGGAATGGGGATGAAGATCCGTTTGGGCTGCGTGCGCTGCTGCTGATTGGGGAGGCCGGAAGCGGCAAAAGCCGGATGGTGGAGGAACTGATCCCACACATCGAGCAGCAAGCGGGGCTGGTGCTTCACCTTCGGCTTCGGGCCGACGGGTCGGCATCCATCGCCCCGTTGCTGGCCCTTTCGATGAACGGTTCCGCGGCGGCCCTGCGGTTGCTGGGGGGACCAATTGGCCAAACCCTCCCCGCTGTGATTGGAGCGTTGCGGAAACTGTGCGCCCTGCGGCGAACCCTGCTGGTGGTGGAAGACCTGCACCTGCTGAACGGCGCAACCCTCCGCGAGTTCGGAATGTTGGTGGATGCCGTTGCCGATGAACCGCTATCGCTGCTTGCGGCCTCGCGCCCGGCGGAGCTTACCGCGCGCGGCGCGATGGAAGCCTATCTGGTTGGCGAGCTTCGCCTGCAGGATCTTCGCCACGACGACATCAAGCAGTTGTGGGGCGAACTGTTCGGCAACGCCCCTTCCGATGACCTTGTTGCAACCCTTGCCAACGCCACGCTGGGGAATCCGTTGGCCTTCCGCTCGGCTCTGCAGGGGGCGTTGAACGCCGGGGCTATTGGGCCGGGTGCCAATGGGTGGCAAGCAACAATCCCCCTTGATGCCCTTGCATCGCTGGCCGAACGAAGCGCGCATCAGCTGTCGGAAGGAATGGCGGCGCATTTGAGCGATACTGAACGCGCCGTTGCGCAGGCCCTATCCACCCTGGGTGAGGTGTTCAGCCCGGAAGCTGCCGAGCAGCTGCTGCCTGGCACGGGGAAGGTAATCACCGCACTCCTGTTCAAAGGGATTTTGGTTCGCTCTGGAACCGCTGTTCATCCATTGCGCGGCGATGCGGCAGCAAGCCTTCCGCTGGCCTTCACCCACACGCTGCTTCACCGGACGTTGTTCGATTCCGCCACGGTGGACCCTTCGGGATTGGCGCGGGTTGTTGCCGCGCAACCCCCCATCTACTCCGTCCTTCCGTACCGCCTTCTTGCCGAGTCTCCTTCGGTGGAGATGGACTCCGTTGCCCAGGCGCAAGCCTTGATTTACGAGCTTCTGGTGACGGCCACAAGAATTGATAACACCAGCGATTGGGAGCTTGCCCCAATCCCGCTACGGGCCGCGCAGCAGATTGCCGACAACGCCCCGATGCTTCGCGAGCCAGAGGTCCAGCGTTGGGCTGCCTTGAGCGTCCTTTCCGCTAAACTTGGCATCAATGGCCGGAGCGATAACACGATAGAGTTCCGCCAGCAGGCGGAGCAGCTTGTGGCAATGGCCGCCGAACCAATCGCCGACCATTTGCGCCGGTTCCGAATCTCCGGCTACCTCCATCTGTTCAAATCTTCGGCGCGGTTTCGCAGGGATGAGTGCCCAGAAATTATCAACGCGGTGGAAGCAATGGTGGAGCAGCATCCCGAGCTTCGCGGCAGCCGTGAGTATGCCGGGTTTCTGCGAATCGTGGCTTCCATGGCGTACATCCATGGCCTGCATATCCAGGACCTGCGGTATGTTGAGCAATCAATCGGGCGGGTGATGGCCGAGCAAGGGAACGCCACCGCAGCCCACACCGCTTGGCTGCAGAATGTTGGCCACCACCTTTTGTTGGCGTTCAGCACGCCGGATGAGTTGGCGGCGCGGCGCACGCTGCTGCTGCAATTGGAGGAAGCCGGGATTGATAATCCCCGCGCATCTCTGCGCACCATTGCGTTCCATGCCGAAACCGGCGCGGCTCAGCGTGCCATTGCCGAAGTTGACCGCCAGCTCCCCATTCTTCGCGACCTGGGGTTGCTCCGCACCATCTACTCGGCGCAGCATTACCGCTGCCAGTGCTTGATGCTGGTGGGCCAGCCACTGGAGCAGGTGCTGCGGTACGCGGATGAAGTCTTTGCGGCGATTCCCCCTGCGTCGCGACCCCAGCACCAGCAACACATGGGGGAACATCTCACGGCCTGCGCGCTGATCTGCGGCCAAGCGGAAACGGCTGTGCGGTTGTTGGATAAATTCCAGCTTCAGCCGAACCAGATAGCGCGGATGCAGCAACTTCTTTTGGCGTGCTGGTCCAGCAATCCAGCCGAAGCAATCCGTGGGCTTCAGGGGGTTGAACTCTCCATCCCGGACAATGGACCCGATGATCCCGATGCCAACTTTGCTCCGTTGGTTCCGGCGTTGGTGGCGGTGCGGCACCCCGATTGCGCCGGAGGGGGCGCAGCAGCTGCTCAATCTCCTCTCCTCCCCTATTCTTCGGCGATACACCATCCTTGCTATTCACGCCGCTTGCTCGCTGGGGGAATTATTGATAGAGATGGAGTTGATGGATGA